Proteins encoded in a region of the Oryctolagus cuniculus chromosome 10, mOryCun1.1, whole genome shotgun sequence genome:
- the RPUSD3 gene encoding mitochondrial mRNA pseudouridine synthase RPUSD3 isoform X2, translating into MRTVPARAMSGTRALGRVGGGWRRWTGARAATRDAGFGAEARSRPPGDQPFPGLLPSETLSREQLVDVLRAAVVDRKGPLVTLNKPQGLPVTGKPGELTLHSVLPELSRSLGLGESEFQVVQAPGKEISGLVLLSSCAQTASRLHEFFTHSRRAHRPTATYWAVTDGIPATPEGEIQAALKLERVDGVDLVLPVKPPSRRDVLASVKRTLSHFRVVATGSGCALVQLQPLTGPGWSSPPTPPADPLSGCPAASAPAPTPSPPPGHEAWGCPHPASGPPAALFLQDAAVPGALPAAVPPLLLMPLGVGLGLRPGCRMACTEALGSQVLQTQSQSRAISLALR; encoded by the exons ATGCGCACTGTCCCGGCTCGGGCGATGAGCGGCACCCGGGCCTTGGGCCGCGTCGGGGGCGGCTGGCGGCGATGGACAGGGGCGCGCGCGGCGACCCGGGATGCAGGCTTTGGCGCCGAGGCCCG GTCGCGGCCGCCTGGGGACCAGCCTTTCCCGGGCCTGCTGCCGTCCGAGACCCTCAGCCGGGAGCAGCTGGTGGACGTGCTGAGGGCGGCCGTGGTGGACCGGAAAG GACCTCTGGTGACACTCAACAAGCCACAGGGTCTGCCGGTGACAG GAAAACCAGGAGAGCTGACATTGCACTCGGtgctgccagagctgagcaggtCCCTGGGGCTTGGGGAGTCGGAATTCCAGGTCGTCCAAGCGCCTGGGAA GGAGATCTCTGGGCTTGTACTCCTCTCCAGCTGTGCCCAGACAGCAAGCCGCCTGCACGAGTTCTTCACGCACTCACGGAGAGCCCACAGACCCACAGCCACCTACTG GGCCGTCACTGATGGGATCCCAGCCACACCCGAGGGAGAGATCCAGGCAGCGCTGAAGCTGGAGCGCGTTGACGGGGTTGATCTC gtccTTCCCGTGAAGCCCCCATCCCGGAGGGACGTCCTGGCAAGTGTCAAGAGGACCCTCAGCCACTTCCGCGTGGTGGCCACAGGCTCTGGCTGTGCCCTCGTCCAGCTGCAGCCTCTGACAG GTCCTGGATGGAGCTCTCCTCCGACGCCTCCGGCTGACCCCCTCTCAGGCTGCCCagctgcctctgcacctgcacctaCGCCGTCTCCTCCTCCCGGGCACGAGGCCTGGGGATGCCCCCACCCAGCTTCTGGCCCCCCCGCCGCCCTATTTCTCCAGGACGCTGCAgtgcctggggctctgccagcagcagtccctcctctgctcctgatGCCCCTGGGGGTGGGCCTGGGGCTACGGCCAGGCTGCAGGATGGCATGCACtgaggccctgggctcccaggtCCTCCAAACCCAAAGTCAGAGCCGGGCCATCTCCCTGGCCTTGAGATAA
- the RPUSD3 gene encoding mitochondrial mRNA pseudouridine synthase RPUSD3 isoform X1, with product MRTVPARAMSGTRALGRVGGGWRRWTGARAATRDAGFGAEARSRPPGDQPFPGLLPSETLSREQLVDVLRAAVVDRKGPLVTLNKPQGLPVTGKPGELTLHSVLPELSRSLGLGESEFQVVQAPGKEISGLVLLSSCAQTASRLHEFFTHSRRAHRPTATYWAVTDGIPATPEGEIQAALKLERVDGVDLVLPVKPPSRRDVLASVKRTLSHFRVVATGSGCALVQLQPLTGFPRQLQVHMTLQLCPVLGDHVHSARVGTVLGQRFLLPAESTKPQTQVLDGALLRRLRLTPSQAAQLPLHLHLRRLLLPGTRPGDAPTQLLAPPPPYFSRTLQCLGLCQQQSLLCS from the exons ATGCGCACTGTCCCGGCTCGGGCGATGAGCGGCACCCGGGCCTTGGGCCGCGTCGGGGGCGGCTGGCGGCGATGGACAGGGGCGCGCGCGGCGACCCGGGATGCAGGCTTTGGCGCCGAGGCCCG GTCGCGGCCGCCTGGGGACCAGCCTTTCCCGGGCCTGCTGCCGTCCGAGACCCTCAGCCGGGAGCAGCTGGTGGACGTGCTGAGGGCGGCCGTGGTGGACCGGAAAG GACCTCTGGTGACACTCAACAAGCCACAGGGTCTGCCGGTGACAG GAAAACCAGGAGAGCTGACATTGCACTCGGtgctgccagagctgagcaggtCCCTGGGGCTTGGGGAGTCGGAATTCCAGGTCGTCCAAGCGCCTGGGAA GGAGATCTCTGGGCTTGTACTCCTCTCCAGCTGTGCCCAGACAGCAAGCCGCCTGCACGAGTTCTTCACGCACTCACGGAGAGCCCACAGACCCACAGCCACCTACTG GGCCGTCACTGATGGGATCCCAGCCACACCCGAGGGAGAGATCCAGGCAGCGCTGAAGCTGGAGCGCGTTGACGGGGTTGATCTC gtccTTCCCGTGAAGCCCCCATCCCGGAGGGACGTCCTGGCAAGTGTCAAGAGGACCCTCAGCCACTTCCGCGTGGTGGCCACAGGCTCTGGCTGTGCCCTCGTCCAGCTGCAGCCTCTGACAG GCTTCCCCAGGCAACTGCAGGTGCACATGACGCTCCAGCTCTGCCCTGTGCTCGGGGACCACGTGCACTCGGCCCGCGTGGGCACCGTCCTAGGCCAGCGCTTTCTGCTGCCAGCTGAGAGCACCAAGCCCCAGACACAG GTCCTGGATGGAGCTCTCCTCCGACGCCTCCGGCTGACCCCCTCTCAGGCTGCCCagctgcctctgcacctgcacctaCGCCGTCTCCTCCTCCCGGGCACGAGGCCTGGGGATGCCCCCACCCAGCTTCTGGCCCCCCCGCCGCCCTATTTCTCCAGGACGCTGCAgtgcctggggctctgccagcagcagtccctcctctgctcctga
- the RPUSD3 gene encoding mitochondrial mRNA pseudouridine synthase RPUSD3 isoform X3, protein MQALAPRPGDCHRPCSVSRPPGDQPFPGLLPSETLSREQLVDVLRAAVVDRKGPLVTLNKPQGLPVTGKPGELTLHSVLPELSRSLGLGESEFQVVQAPGKEISGLVLLSSCAQTASRLHEFFTHSRRAHRPTATYWAVTDGIPATPEGEIQAALKLERVDGVDLVLPVKPPSRRDVLASVKRTLSHFRVVATGSGCALVQLQPLTGFPRQLQVHMTLQLCPVLGDHVHSARVGTVLGQRFLLPAESTKPQTQVLDGALLRRLRLTPSQAAQLPLHLHLRRLLLPGTRPGDAPTQLLAPPPPYFSRTLQCLGLCQQQSLLCS, encoded by the exons ATGCAGGCTTTGGCGCCGAGGCCCGGTGATTGCCACAGACCCTGCTCTGT GTCGCGGCCGCCTGGGGACCAGCCTTTCCCGGGCCTGCTGCCGTCCGAGACCCTCAGCCGGGAGCAGCTGGTGGACGTGCTGAGGGCGGCCGTGGTGGACCGGAAAG GACCTCTGGTGACACTCAACAAGCCACAGGGTCTGCCGGTGACAG GAAAACCAGGAGAGCTGACATTGCACTCGGtgctgccagagctgagcaggtCCCTGGGGCTTGGGGAGTCGGAATTCCAGGTCGTCCAAGCGCCTGGGAA GGAGATCTCTGGGCTTGTACTCCTCTCCAGCTGTGCCCAGACAGCAAGCCGCCTGCACGAGTTCTTCACGCACTCACGGAGAGCCCACAGACCCACAGCCACCTACTG GGCCGTCACTGATGGGATCCCAGCCACACCCGAGGGAGAGATCCAGGCAGCGCTGAAGCTGGAGCGCGTTGACGGGGTTGATCTC gtccTTCCCGTGAAGCCCCCATCCCGGAGGGACGTCCTGGCAAGTGTCAAGAGGACCCTCAGCCACTTCCGCGTGGTGGCCACAGGCTCTGGCTGTGCCCTCGTCCAGCTGCAGCCTCTGACAG GCTTCCCCAGGCAACTGCAGGTGCACATGACGCTCCAGCTCTGCCCTGTGCTCGGGGACCACGTGCACTCGGCCCGCGTGGGCACCGTCCTAGGCCAGCGCTTTCTGCTGCCAGCTGAGAGCACCAAGCCCCAGACACAG GTCCTGGATGGAGCTCTCCTCCGACGCCTCCGGCTGACCCCCTCTCAGGCTGCCCagctgcctctgcacctgcacctaCGCCGTCTCCTCCTCCCGGGCACGAGGCCTGGGGATGCCCCCACCCAGCTTCTGGCCCCCCCGCCGCCCTATTTCTCCAGGACGCTGCAgtgcctggggctctgccagcagcagtccctcctctgctcctga